The region tccttacacacacacacacacacacagacaggtaggtTATGTCAATACGCTCAGCTGGAGCGTGTTGTGCTTGGCTTTGCGGTGGGCGTCTCGTGTTTCATGTGCAGATTAAATTTAAGGTGTGTCTTTTAGTGGCAGCAGGTTATGAACGGGATTATTTATACCTACACTTTAGGCAAATAGATAGACAGGTAACGCTTCTGTGAgcagtttttagctggttatgaaagagtctgaaattaaaacttaaaacttaaaggaagaatgtgcgacgtTCCACatgaataaatcataaatcaagtctatcttGAGTagatgtgtctctgagtcatgactgtctacaatgagtgagaagctcgagtcccgctggctgtgttgttgtcagagctgtgtttacatggacgggacggccggctcctccccttgtgtataaaagctgttttagtcaagaactagagagaagaagaacatactcactgattatttagatgttagtaagagtttttagatcacgctcattctgtgtcagtttatatgcaatgtgaagctacaagctaactaaagagcgctaacaattagcatgctaacacaacaatgcaggacacaggtgattacAGCTCAGACAATTTTATCCTGTGCGGGTGGGGGTgcagatggagcactgaggaaatgttactttcaaaatcatgctagttttggtaaaattaccaaccctgcctttaaactgcaaacaaaaagtcaaaacgaAATAGAGataaaaactgattaaaaatcCACAGCTTTTATAATCTGGTAGTAAACAGAAGGAGTATTGATCACTTCTACGTgcaatctggaaattggtctggtagctggagaggtgccagtacACTTCCCGAGGACTTCCGAGGTGTATTGGGCAAGGCACCGacccccaccaccagctcaggagcgctcgctgtgtgcagccccctcactctgtcatctctccatcagtaCATGTCCATagagtcctgtttgtgcatgtgtgtgtgttgggattCAGAAAGTGCATCTTCAGAAATATATTCAATCATCATACCAGATTCATTTCCTGTCAATGAACACGTGTCTGAATTTCAATATGGAGCATTTTGGGCAGGTGAAAAATGGCGCCTAAAAAGGTCAATCATCGTGTGAGATATGAATCTGAGATCATACGTCGTATTGAAATGCTATTGGAGCCCACCGGTGTTTCAGGGCTCCCCATGGTGGAAAGAAAAATCCTTCATTTGGCACCCCTCCCCCTCAACAACCTCAGAAAGGATGTGGGATGCTTCTCAAGAAGCtcatcctcccccccctctctctctcttcatcttctccacgctttgtttgtgttggatATTGAGCAGCAGTCAGATGGCTATTATCCCACAAACCTGGGATTTCAGCCAGCAGATTACTCTGAAGCACAAACAGGAAGCCCCCCCGCCACGCTGTTCTTTCATCTGCCCTCCTCATTACTGTCGATTCCACCTCGACATAAAGATTACTCATTGTGTGAGGAGCTGGTGGGTGGGGTTGAAGCAATCATTTGTTGCATGGATTTAAGCACGGTTCATGCTTTTGTCCgtaaataaagacacagatgAGGTGATAGGTAAGGTAAACAAGGGTTTCaaatcttttattcttttcataTCAACGCTTAATACAAATTGCTGCTCCACAATTCATATTCAAAGGGTTTGTTGCCAACATTTTTTCAAGAGGACGGTGTCCAAATTCTCCAATTCTTTAAAAAGTAAGTGCACAAAAACGCCCTCCTTTATTAAACAGACGTTTTGACCTTCCTGCGGAGAAAAAAGGCAGGCGACGAGGATGTTCATGGAGCTGTGGTGcacagagtgtttgtgtgttaaaacTGTGAAATGCATGAAGAGCACCACGCCTGAGACCgccacatgaaaaaaaaaaaaaaaaaaggaatggcCCCTCGTTGAAACAGATCATACGCACTCTCATGTATCTTTTTCCTTCTCGTATAGGTTGTACATGTGcgtctgtttttttaagctagCCGCTTTGGACGCAGGGAGACATTGTGCATAAAAACCCAAAATATACACATGAAGAGGACTTTTCCCCCCTGATGCTGAAACCGGTAGCTTAAACAACTGGTCTGAAGAAGTCTTGTTCTTTGAGAGTTTCCACACCTGCTTCTTAAGGCAGATGCTGAGAGCACCAGGGTCTttggagaaggggggggggacacggAGATGAGGAGCAATGGTTGCATCATTGACACATGCACCGCCCCCCACCACCACAGATGCCAATGCAGCATGTGGAGgagggagtcacacacacacacacacacacacacacacacacacacacacacacacacacacacacacacacacacacacacacacacacacacacacacacacacacacacacacacacacacacacacacacacacacacacacacacacacacacacacacacacacacacacacacacacacactgtactggtGGAAGACAGACAAAGGACCATGGgtggaaaaaggagaaaagtggAGACTCCCGAGGACAGACGTTAATGCTTaggttaagtgttttttttttgttgcattgacTAGTAAActcataaaacagaaacatagccatacaatttattttcaaccaccccctccccccaaaaaagtctctctgaagaCAGTGAcgaggtaaacacacacacacacacgcactgacAGATGGCGCTTCAGTGAACACACCTGCCCTCTCACACCtcactttaaatacatttcccctgtagccccccccccccccccccccccccattatgCAGCCAAACAGTCTCCCCCCGCTTAAAAAACGTTTTCAGTTCGACACAAAAAATATAAGCAGCATTCCACACTCAAAGACTAAACAATCCTTTAACTATTTTTCTGGTTTCTTCTCATGCTTTAGCAGAGGTGAGCAGGAGGTGGATGACGGAGCGGGGAAGCGTCCTGTGGCTCTACGCTGCACCACGTCTACTGTACATTCAAAAAGGAGCTGCAGTCCTCCACCCGGACGTTACGCATCGGAACCGAAGGTTTGTTTTAGGCTCCTCAGCACAGCGATAGACGCCAGAGGCAGAGCCCCCGCCTCACAGCACCCACCGCCACCTCCGCTcacttttatactttttaattcacattttcataaattattcagatttttttttgtccttttattcGCCGAGCGGCTTTTGAaacaaccccaaaaaaaaaaaaaaattgaagatcAATCACATAGAAAGTGTTTCGTTTTCTCGGAGCGCCGTGCCGACATCCAAAAACAGACACCAAAAAACCTTGAGGCACAAAAAGACGTTTCTAAATACTCGATAGATGGACGAGGCTGTGCGGACAAACTACACGCGGGAAAACTCTGAAGAAACCTCACAAGAACAAAAAGCTTTTGTCTAATAAATATATCCATATACTATATTCATCTATATATCCAAGTCGatctaataaatacatttgttgaTAGACATAGAGATCTTTTCTTTAACTATTTACATTACACGCCGTACATCTCTGCACAAACAATAAATAGCTATGTAGGCAAGGCAAAGGAGGCCGATCTGTGGTTCGCACTTTTAAACCGCTCTTCAGGGGGAAAACATCTCACTTGTTCCCGATGAACAGTCACAGCCttctggttctttttttttttttaggctgacGCGGCTCGCCTCAGACTCAACTCTCCCTTCATAAATAATTGGCAGGAACATCCAGTCAGAAAATAATGCTCTCGTCTGGCTCTCACCTGGCCGTCCTCTCTACATAATGGAATGTGCTCCAGCCTCTCTCGGCTCTgctgtcctttttcttttctattaatACCTGGTGAACGGGGCAGTGAAGAAGTAGTGTACCAAAAATGTACCAGCACCTGCCTAAATATACCGGCATTCGGCTTGGGCGGCTGGTGTTTCTCGTTTCCAAACCCGGCTAGTGACCCCTGTTGTAACCAGTCATACACACGCTATGAGAAAAGGATGCAGTTAAAAACGCCACCGTCatcagagagaggcagaaaacaTCAAACCCACCCACTTTACCCTCCCACATATTCCCCCGAACCCATACACAATCtcatgctgcactttttttctcttctttttttttctctggatgGCGAGTGTTGACGGTAAATGACGGGCTAGTTACACGTCTGCCCGCCAAAAGCCTCAATACTAAAAGGATATATATTGCTGTCGGCCCCGACAGTGTGACATCAAACTCTGCAGATGACGCTTCATCTTGCAGCTTCACAGCTGTAGGGAGGGGGGAGTGGCTTTAGTTATTAAGATACagcaattatttaaaaaaaaccaaaaaaaatctattttaagtGCAAAAGATCATGCACATGGTGAGCAGGGCAAGAAAAAAGGCCCTGCATCACCTCAGTGTCACACCTTTGGGACGACTCTTTCTCACTAGGACAACTAGGAGcgatgcaggtgtgtgtgtgtgtgtgtgtgtgtgtgtgtgtgtacatgtgtgtgtgttttcagtaaGGGTGAAATCTCATAAGTGCTTCCCATGGCTCTTGAGGCATAGAAAAAGAGGCAGAGGGATTGTGTGGTAACATTCTCTGAAAGGctgaaagttgtgtttctgaagGACTGATGGAGGGACGGAGggacggagggggggggggggacatgctGTCTTTAAAATCCTCCTTTGATTGATTGGCGGTGACACCCTAAAGACCGACCGCTGATGATGTGCTGGATGTGGCGGCCGTCTCACTGGAGGAGCTGCAGTCTGAATGGAATTCAAAACGAGGACAGTAAGTCTGCAGGACCCTGGCTGGACTCGATCAGTcctggtgggggtgggggggtggggtgggttCAGGAAACAGGGAGACAACGTGGGTGAGGTCTGGCTGAGGGGAGGAGGTTGTTGTTTGGCTTGGTGACCGGTGCTGTCTATAGGCTGCAGCCCAGCTGCTTGGCCATCCCCTGAGTGTCCTGCAGGCGCTGCAGGCTGGCGCTGGAGTAGCCTTCATCGCTACAGCTGCTGCGCAGGCTGCCCCGCTCGTCCCCTGAGTCGCTCACACTGCTGGTGCTCCACTCCAGGTCACCCAGCAGGTAGTCCGTCCCCTCCACGTCCACGTCCAGGTCCTCTGTTTGAGcacagagaacaacaaaccaTTTTACACATCTGTGTGATTCATTTGTGCACTTTGTCATCCTGCTGCGACTTCTTCATGGACGAGTTAATGGTTAAAGcattgtgtgtgtattattgGTGCGCGTCCGTGTGAGGTGTGACTAACCTTGATCAGAGTCAGACTTGTCGGACTGGGTGGAGCCGGTGCTGTCCATGCGGGTCCTCTCCACGCCCAGCTGCTCCAGACGCCTCCTCAGGTGTCTGTGCTCCCGCTGTAGCTGCTCCAAGGTGTGCTGAGCTCTCCTATCGCCCTCCTCTAACCTCTACAGCGGagcagagatacagagacaACACGtcagaagagtgtgtgtgtgtgtgtgtgtgtgtgtgtgtgtgtgtgtgtgtgtgtgtgtgtgttctccacCAGTAGCTTATCTCAGATATTTAGTCTTCAAACACAAATGCTGACATACTCATCCACCACAGCACACAACAACTTGACCTCTTCACACAGATAAGGTGAgttcaaatcacacacacacacacacacacacacacacacacgtatacacacacctTGATATGATCTTTGGCCTTCATCAGCAGGCTGAGCGTGGTGTGCCTGTTAGCATCGGGTCCTAAGGGAACGAGGGATTTCAAGCGCTCTAAACACAGCCGTAGATTTGCCCGTCTGTGGAGGAGAagaatcacagagaactaaacGTCAAACTCATATCACTTCTTTCACATCAGAtacactaaaaaacaaacaaacatggaaggTGAATCATGGATTTATGAGTAGACGTTTGACATTAAACTCCTCCTCCTAACTTTTCTACCTGCAGCTTTCTGGATGCAGTTTTCTAAAGAGAATCTGTTGAACTACGTTTGAGCTTCAGAACTTCCTGCTGATCAGGACCATGAGACGCCATCTCGAGCTCGCAGACCTTCATTTAAGCTAAGCAGGTGTGTGTGCCATCTGTCATGTGTGCGcgtgtgaaaacaaaatgtgtgtgtgcttgtttatgggatttttttaataaatgagaGAGTTATGTGGTGGACGTTTCTATGTGGAGACGACGTCCAAACATCGGACATTTTGTTAAGTAGCCTGAGTAAGATGAACCTGGGGCGGTGACGTATGGAGGGGTGGCCTCAGGTATGtgaacacccacacacaaatgaacagcatcgtatgctgcattcaggtgctgctcggcaCCAAGTCTGAATGTTATAccaacagcagaaaaacagtgttgatgctacgaagaagatcaGTGGAATGTGACTGTGGAGCAAAAAgctgatgtgcaatacgtgaattaataaaaagtataccattaactaaacatattttaaacatatGACCCCTTTCTGTCTCGACCAATCAAAtgaaccagcatgaaaccaaaacaacttgcgctgcattgttgtgttagcatgctaatgctagcgatctttattatgctcgtatcttcacactgcatgtaaatttacctgaaatgagtgtgatctagaaacatagttaagcagtgagtacagtatgttattcttcttttcgctagtccctcaattaaacaacttttatacgtgaggggaggagtcagccggccgtccaggcgatgtaaacaaactgaagataggactctgaaaactctgaaaacatcacagacagtgggactcgggtgttacacccattgtagacagtcatgactcacagagttattttcagaggatatacttgatttatattacatttaagtgtgaaaaatcacatataaagcattTAATATGCAAGCAGCTTTTTAAAGACTTGTGTCTTAAAGGTTCTGCAGTTATAAGAAACCAGCAGTGCTTCTGGAGGAACgcacatggaaaataaatatcagacataAGTGTGCATGAGATCTATGATCGTTCTTCTTATGCACATGTGGCTTCGTCCGTCTGTTTACGATGCTCATACCGGAGTCATAAAAAAGAAGCAGGGC is a window of Labrus mixtus chromosome 5, fLabMix1.1, whole genome shotgun sequence DNA encoding:
- the mxd1 gene encoding max dimerization protein 1, with protein sequence MAAIGLVQMLIEAAEYLDRREREAEHGYASMPPFISSRETESLKRKSKSKKNTSSRSTHNEMEKNRRANLRLCLERLKSLVPLGPDANRHTTLSLLMKAKDHIKRLEEGDRRAQHTLEQLQREHRHLRRRLEQLGVERTRMDSTGSTQSDKSDSDQEDLDVDVEGTDYLLGDLEWSTSSVSDSGDERGSLRSSCSDEGYSSASLQRLQDTQGMAKQLGCSL